The Pieris napi chromosome 9, ilPieNapi1.2, whole genome shotgun sequence genomic sequence GTTTTAAGCTTAGCAACATATACGATGTTATCATATACCAATTAAATATTCCTATATCTATTTGTTGCCGTTCTGAAACATTGCCATTAtacatagaataaataaatattattttattattcttttccAATTTTCATATCACTTGCAAGTAGcaagttaatttttataaaacgcgACGATGTTCTGACGAAAACGCAAAACAATATTTCCAAATACTTTTTGAAAGCAACGTGCCAAAAACATGAATACCGAGCAATTTTGTCGATTCACATTTATAATAGCCATTATTtgcttttttacatttttcccTAGACGAGTCCATTGACTGTCTGCATAAAACATGAATAGGTGATTATTTGTAAAACTGCGCCTCCCTTGTGTCTCCAAACAAAAGACTGTTACCGTGGTGGACCGGATGTATTATAACTTAGTATACATAGGCTTAACCAACAATGTCCGATGTAcattttgtattcatgtcaCTTGTCTCTCGACGGCGACTAATATTGTGAATTGGAAGTAATTTTTCACCTCGATTTAgcttaatgaaattttaaaacaaattatttatatagacataagtataaataatttgttataacaaaataattttaaacgattaaGTCTACTTCAAGAATGCCAAAGAAACTCAGTTCAATTTCTTTATGTgtgttattttgattttacatattatattcttcTGCGGCGAGTGTGCATTGCCCCTCACATTAGGTACAGTTATTTCTGCAGAGTTGAACATTCTCAGCTAGATCGTTAACGTTAATTTCCTgaacaacatttttatttagtagatGATGCTTTTTGAAATAGTCCCGGTATATTTTCCAAAACACATTCTTCAAAATAGAATgatatctttattcaaatattttattacatctgTTGTTATTTCAGAGGTAAAGAATAGCGGTTAGCAGAAAGTATTCAATAATTAGACAGATATATTCAAttatctatatacatatataaaaatgaaacccgttttccgttgtcacgacataacatgaaaacggcttgaccgatttggctgatttttttttataatataccttgaagtacgaggatggttcttacggagaaaaattaaaaaaaaattgagtgaaaaagtctaaaaacaacacttttctatattcccatacaaaatattcgtaataatacttaaaagtcaatttgaactttaatgcCATAGCATAAaattcaagtgttagtggaggagttccgggaaggtaaatttttattttttgacataatgtatttgttgtcttatcaactttcttttttatcttactagctagaccggtgtcccgaatagtagaataagtattttaaacaaataaagaatcgactgttaggcggtacgatgttcgccaggccagctagtaataaatagattaaaaactTTACCAAGATGTTTTATTGTCTACGATTTAAACTGAAACTGTcgcttttttaataatactacgAGGCAGcactcattatattttttcttaataaagtgGTTGTAGTTTCAATGCGTAATCCCCTCGAGCGTCGTCGCCCTCGCTATTCCGAACCCTTCGCAAACCCAAAAGCAAACAGTTATGTGCTATTTCActcaataaaacttttatatccTAATATAGTAATGTGCTTCGTTTTCAACTTAACGTATGTACTTACTTATATCCCGTCAATCTTTACTGATATCTTATGAATCTTATTGCatacgttttattatatttgttgcCATTGTTATATTGATGAAACGTCTGTTTTTTGGTTGACGTAAATGGatacatattaatgtattaaCGCCTCACTTATCTAGCTTGCATTAGCTAGATAAGTGTGAGTGAGGTGAGGCTGTGACTTTACGTAGAAGGtaatctaaaatttaaaagagcATTAGGGAAGCATTAGAGAAATTATCaatataggtattttgtaCACACATTCCAAACTAACAATACGTTGTATTGGTTCACAGATCTCAATAAAATGGCCTGCTCAGTCGACGCCCCATCCCTGAAGGACCTCCCCAAGGTCGCGACAGACCTCAAGAGCCAGCTAGAGGCTTTCAACCCCAGCTGCCTCAAGGACGTGGACACCAATGAGAAAATTGTCCTACCATCTGCAGAAGGTGcagttataaaattatgacaAAAGCAATCGCAAATAacaaaattctttaataaaaaaattagaactATGACAAGACACTTCTTATCCTTATatgaatttaatgttttttatctttatttaaatggaTTTGGAAATCAATTCTATAATACAATATCTAATTACTTTGGTGTGAAAATTTTAcgtactatttattttaaggtaAAAGTTATTGTCACTTATAAAgtacctatatatttttacaattttgagATTCCTAGAAGAGTATAAGCAGAACAATGTCATACACTATGATAAAAGTGATTTATTCATTCAACAAAGAATTGGTATGTAGTAGAAATATAGGACaagtacatttttaaacagACGTCGCAAGGGAAAAACAACATACAGCTCTACTTCAGGGAGTTGAACAATTTCGGCCGATCTTACTGAGGAAAACTGAAACGGTTGAGAAAAATGTACTCCCCAACGCGTTAGGTACTCAGCGAGTGAATACCTGCACTCAAAATAACAATCCAATAATCCAAAGTAACTGTCTGTGGAAAATAGCTgctaatattacaaattcggGCCCATAAAAGAAATGCAATGTATTGTAGGACTATTACGCCTTGTAATAAGGGAGCTATTTTCATTTGAACACGCTTTTATGATTGCAGGACTTAATTTTAGTGTCACAAGAGTTTTGTACCTaataacaaaaagttttaaaaaccaaagtttatcatttttaatgtATGCAAGCACATTCAATGTTTTTATTCGCATGAGTTTGAATGTTCGTTATTTTGCAATAACTATTATTGAAATAACTGGCTTTTGAAATCTGAATGTCgcgtataataattaaaaaaatagcaacacattatattacttatttttataggaTCGATAGCAGTTTGCACAGGCAATTTATGGAATTTGAAAATGCGAACGACTCccgaaaattattaaaaagcccATCTTTTTTACTATGAGTCTTTGAATGAATTGAATGTCATTTTGATGCTTTGCAGATGTTGCCACTGAAAAAACTCAAAAGTCCCTATTTGATGGCATTGAAAAATTCGACGCTACCAGGCTGAAACATACTGAAACTAACGAGAAAAACCCACTGCCTGATAAAGATGGTAcgattttattcatttataagttctaaaaaaactgtattgttataacttttaaatacaaacatttcaatcaattaaataagctttaattattaagcattttaagataataaaCTATTGCATCTTACAATCTCGTTAtcattagttaattatttaagttttctgCTTCAGTTTGCATTGCGCACATAAAATGCATctgcacataattttaatttaaaatttataaatatttttgcctGTGCTTACACTGCATTGCACGTTGCTTTATAAACAGTTGTAGCTGCCGAGAAAGCGCATCAGAATTTACTTGATGGGGTGGAACATTTCGACAAATCTCAGATGAAGCATACCACGACAGAAGAAAAGAATCTCCTGCCTCCAATTGAAGGTTTAATTCCATgagctttatttttattttgcgcATGCCTaatttggttttattatttgtacctagtatatataaacatatttttgtgtgtCAGCTCCTTTTTATAccttactatattatattcttgCATTTGCAATGTACATTATAAATCGTACATTCGTACGATATATTTCATACAATACTctacaaacaataatatatttcaataattgtaTCATCGACTCCAAcagaaaataaactttataagttgtaaatgttatttataaatttttacagCAATTGAGGCCGAAAAGgagaaaaataagtttttgaaTGGTATTGAAAACTTCGACCCAACCAAGTTGAAACACACTGAAACCTGTGAGAAGAATCCTCTCCCCACTAAAGACACTATCGAACAGGAGAAGACAGCTTGAACTATCTTCCATCGTATTTATTGCAACTATATCTCGCTAGTATCGCCGTATTTTTAGTAACGATAAGTTAAAATAACGGAACCAGTATTCGAGACCCGCTAAAATTGTGAATATTTcagtctttaaaaaataaatccacAGATATTTTGAGTATTCTAAAACTATCATAGATTTTTCCATGAAACTCGAACTGGTTTTCCATTAGATTATAGGAACCGAAATTTTCTACGTCACTTTTAACGATATAAAATAAGTGTATTTTATGAGCATTTggtttaatttatatcaagACATTGTTAAGATCCTGTACTGATTTTGATTAAGCATAACCACTACActtactattttataaataacttctAGTAGTTTATTCACTAATATCTCAAAAAGGTTATTTGGctctaataataacaataattaggAGTGTAGTCCCCAAAACCATTTTGTGAAGAGGTTTAATGTGTACtgattctttaaaaaaaattgtacatcAATAGACCTCATTCAAATTtgttctattgttttttattcagtAATAACAAGTATTTGATGCTCAACATGTAAgaatagtaattttttaatgtttatactttttgtgatgaaaaatatttatagtaatgATAATCaacaatttttcaattttatataatgctATGATGCCAATAAATCAATCAATCgaaattttgtatgttttacagACGgtgctttttataaatataggttttaaaaaagtgtttgttgttttatgtccctaaaaaaatatataagatatgtaactgaaaaattaaattatagtaaagTTTGTTTCAGAAATTGATATCGTTGTATTATATgtacacatatattttaacatattattatacaccTATATGCATTAGTATTCTTATATCATATTGTGACTAAAATCTGTTATGAATGATCATAAGCGAATTTAGTTAtgatgcaaaaaaaaatatttttttcaccaaccataaaaatatatcgattaaactaaaatataatattgtttaaacttAAGTATTAAccataagaaataaaaattggcgaagtaaatggcaacattatagATCACTGctgaaatttgaaaaatttctCGACCAAGGACCATAGAGAAGATTTAGAGAACTCTATgatgttttgatttttattccCGCCGACCATTGACGGTTGCTTTTGGCAAATGGCACGTGCAATTTTTTCACGCAACGCAAAATAGAACATTTTCGATACCTACTTCAGTCAAGCACTGATGCTTATTGTCGAAATTTATCTATTCGGTAAGtgttattcattattaaaacattttgttatgtCTTTCTTACGCACGTATTATTTAGACATCAAAACAACGATTTGCATTTAACTACACATAAGGCAACGCTACGATATGGTTTTAAAATACGATGatatgtttttattctttgaaaaaatcgATAGGTATGTGATTACGGTTATGTGCTATGACGATAAGTTTCATGTGTTATTATCGTCGTCATTTGTTTGTTTACCTGCAGATAATTAGCATTGTAAACCAATGTCGCCCTCTCCGATTCGATGTCGCGGCCCTTGGAAAATTCAAAAACGCTCGTCTGAGCCTGACCGTTGGCTTGACGAAATGGATTTCTATCGAAAACACACAGCTAGAGACTCTAGTTGTCTTTTTAGGGCAGTTtctgaaaacatttttaacacCCAACATTATTATCAAAAAGTTAGGCTACAATGTATCGAGTTTATGTCCTCTAATCGGCACTTGTTTGAAGGGGTACTtacctttatttttatttacgtttattacattttctattacttggttcttacatattttttatgttgtaGTCATTAAGTTGTTCTTTTGAGAATTACCTTAAGGAAATGTCCAATGCATCTGCATGGGGTGGTATTGTTGAGTTATCAGCTATGAGCCATCTCTATAGgtaagaaaattgtataagCTCtcatagttatttaataataataacttaacatTTAACATCACTGTACATGTTACAGACGAGATTTTACCATTCTTGAAGCAAATAAAGGCCCGCAAACTAACATCTGTAATGGTTATGGTAAAACCATATACCTTTTTTATTCTCCTGACACTAAGCATTTTGATGCTCTTTATAGaaaagaatttataaataattctgcATTCTGCCAATGTAAGTTCCCtttctaatataatatgttgagattttttatttattcttacaATTGACAATAAtactctaaaatatttttgtatcctTTATTGCATACAGCGCTATTGATGTCTGGTAAGATTaatctatttaaattgttttatgtatattttctcAATGCTTA encodes the following:
- the LOC125052566 gene encoding thymosin beta isoform X1 codes for the protein MACSVDAPSLKDLPKVATDLKSQLEAFNPSCLKDVDTNEKIVLPSAEDVAREKQHTALLQGVEQFRPILLRKTETVEKNVLPNALDVATEKTQKSLFDGIEKFDATRLKHTETNEKNPLPDKDVVAAEKAHQNLLDGVEHFDKSQMKHTTTEEKNLLPPIEAIEAEKEKNKFLNGIENFDPTKLKHTETCEKNPLPTKDTIEQEKTA
- the LOC125052566 gene encoding thymosin beta isoform X2; the encoded protein is MACSVDAPSLKDLPKVATDLKSQLEAFNPSCLKDVDTNEKIVLPSAEDVATEKTQKSLFDGIEKFDATRLKHTETNEKNPLPDKDVVAAEKAHQNLLDGVEHFDKSQMKHTTTEEKNLLPPIEAIEAEKEKNKFLNGIENFDPTKLKHTETCEKNPLPTKDTIEQEKTA
- the LOC125052566 gene encoding thymosin beta isoform X3; the encoded protein is MACSVDAPSLKDLPKVATDLKSQLEAFNPSCLKDVDTNEKIVLPSAEDVAREKQHTALLQGVEQFRPILLRKTETVEKNVLPNALDVATEKTQKSLFDGIEKFDATRLKHTETNEKNPLPDKDAIEAEKEKNKFLNGIENFDPTKLKHTETCEKNPLPTKDTIEQEKTA
- the LOC125052566 gene encoding thymosin beta isoform X4 — protein: MACSVDAPSLKDLPKVATDLKSQLEAFNPSCLKDVDTNEKIVLPSAEDVATEKTQKSLFDGIEKFDATRLKHTETNEKNPLPDKDAIEAEKEKNKFLNGIENFDPTKLKHTETCEKNPLPTKDTIEQEKTA